Proteins encoded in a region of the Solanum dulcamara chromosome 9, daSolDulc1.2, whole genome shotgun sequence genome:
- the LOC129902488 gene encoding uncharacterized protein LOC129902488: IKKIPSHPLRFGTAYRVNFLDDFESSIGEEGIKLFRQSIFGHYLDMPNCNFQGQIIKCLLLLEVDQRNKEELHIRHVQGNILRFTINDFAIITGLRCTGNMNDFKYSDDQASRLLSLYFPGAKNGVNKARFVERFLVGGWKTNEDVVQMVILYFIHTFVFSQLGDAPISVDDFKMVEDGSYEQYPWGKLAYSKLIKGMRQEFSNAKQMYRLGGMPYALNVWIYECASQVPSEIAVRVGNKIPRILNWRVVAVKPKFETFMSTIFSEYPCSNIVQSQHEMESIVVHDSQQKPEDSTSAAKVNFRKPHEVTRFEDFSTTPPTEFLKRSRDVAETSSPPPSKRMKTSPAKKPIQVETANMHKDFIPPNESENLVSPDNEPGAKSPKESEKPVSPDNVPGAKSALGGESSGHSDRIIHMQFKVDRKFKRLENKIDSNHIDLLKAIDSMANRMTGTSSQVKKDDFDQSFHVVEQQEAPTGLEGPEPSTMINQVDNISEQSILADVPELFDQQVYSDTLKNTVKKDGRVADDKSVKVEEQVEEIEKEKIKPSTSESNTSAPFSTETLDVIDALIYGLPLPAMPLTVVSHEQVQDECLLRDSQLPTTLPSKANVLFDDAKTPSRRSRIPSKILQSPYLLNFGSSEKGKENLSDVTHQTHPFEGFGICYQPPSELVTDYSQWIDKGLLKSHGNKNSKEDHYRSKCSSFGFEKMDFVVAFPKDKNWFYLMSQPDRCWNDEHIDVIFYYLRKKSKMQLSNQYRYTTTNCILKNYIEYAHTRYYHLPPNISTQEDMARATVTAHQERSVKNIIRGFSIPAGLPWHLVDEVYIPVNCDMDFHWVLAVVVLKERLIRVYDSSPRRRSSNPSQEIQKIAAMLPTYLQDSGFFDNNERIDWSSLDSYKDKSTGNMLEPHHPLAVEYVEGIVQQGSGSLDCGVFLAMFAEYLSDGISIPSTGLNAEFFRSRYAALLWRYGCQKAMDGYVSDNDDPKKPRRDISPNQGELIDVQ; this comes from the exons atcaagaagatcccgtcacacccattgagattcggaacggcatatagagttaattttcttgatgattttgaatcatcaataggtgaagaaggtataaagttatttaggcAATCTATATTTGGTCACTACTTAGATATGCCAAACTGCAACTTTCaagggcaaatcatcaaatgcctcttacttcttgaggtagaccaaagaaacaaagaagaacTGCACATTCGTCATGTGCAGGGTAATATACTGCGATTTACAATAAATGATTTTGCTATCATTACTGGTTTGCGATGCACCGGTAATATGAATGACTTCAAGTATTCTGATGATCAAGCAAGTAGATTattgtctttatattttcctGGTGCCAAAAATGGGGTCAACAAAGCTCGTTTCGTTGAGCGTTTTCTGGTTGGAGGATGGAAAACAAACGAAGATGTCGTTCAGATGGTCATTCTCTATTTCATCcatacttttgttttttctcaactaggtgatgcacctatatcAGTTGATGATTTCAAGATGGTAGAAGATGGTAGTTATGAGCAATATCCATGGGGGAAATTagcatattcaaaattgataaaaggaaTGCGTCAGGAGTTTTCAAATGCCAAACAAATGTATCGTCTAGGCGGCATGCCATACGCTCTGAATGTTTGGATATATGAATGTGCATCTCAAGTTCCCTCTGAAATTGCTGTAAGAGTGGGTAataaaattcccagaattcttaACTGGCGTGTTGTCGCCGTGAAGCCAAAATTTGAGACATTCATGTCTACCATCTTCAGTGAG TATCCATGCTCCAACATTGTCCAATCTCAACATGAAATGGAATCTATTGTCGTTCATGACAGCCAACAGAAACCTGAAGATTCAACATCGGCTGCCAAGGTCAATTTCAGAAAACCTCATGAAGTCACTAGATTTGAGGATTTCTCAACAACACCacccactgaatttttaaagAGATCCAGGGATGTCGCTGAGacatcttctccacctcctTCCAAGAGAATGAAGACTTCCCCTGCTAAAAAgccaattcaagtagaaacagCCAACATGCATAAGGATTTCATACCACCAAATGAATCAGAAAATCTTGTTTCTCCTGACAATGAACCGGGGGCAAAGTCACCAAAGGAATCAGAAAAGCCTGTTTCTCCTGACAATGTACCAGGGGCGAAGTCAGCTTTAGGAGGTGAATCTTCCGGTCATTCGGATCGAATTAttcatatgcaattcaaa GTTGACCGGAAGTTCAAGCGTTTGGAGAACAAAATAGATTCAAATCACATTGATCTTTTGAAAGCCATCGACAGTATGGCGAACCGAATGACTGGCACATCATCTCAAGttaaaaaagatgattttgatCAATCATTCCATGTGGTTGAACAACAAGAAGCACCTACTGGATTGGAG gGACCTGAACCATCCACCATGATAAATCAGGTGGACAACATATCGGAACAAAGCATTTTAGCAGATGTTCCTGAATTATTTGATCAACAAGtttattctgatacattaaag AACACTGTAAAGAAAGATGGAAGAGTAGCTGATGATAAATCTGTCAAAGTAGAAGAGCAAGTCGAggagattgaaaaagaaaaaatcaaaccaagcaCATCAGAATCCAATACTTCAGCACCATTTTCGACCGAAACTCTGGATGTGATAGATGCTCTAATATACGGACTTCCATTACCAGCCATGCCATTGACAGTTGTTAGTCATGAGCAAGTTCAGGATGAATGTCTATTACGCGATAGCCAACTACCAACCACTCTTCCATCAAAAGCTAATGTATTGTTTGACGATGCGAAGACACCATCTCGAAGAAGCAGGATTCCTTCGAAGATCTTACAGTCGCCGTATCTTTTAAACTTTGGGTCGAGTGAAAAGGGAAAGGAAAATTTGTCAGATGTTACGCATCAGACACAcccttttgaaggttttggTATATGCTATCAACCCCCTTCCGAGCTTGTCACAGACTACTCTCAATGGATAGATAAAGGACTTCTAAAATCACATGGCAACAA GAATTCGAAGGAGGATCATTACAGATCTAAGTGCTCTTCATTCGGCTTTGAAAAAATGGACTTTGTTGTGGCATTTCCTAAAGATAAGAACTGGTTCTACCTAATGTCACAGCCGGACAGATGCTGGAACGATGag cacatcgatgtaatattttactaccttcGGAAGAAATCGAAGATGCAGTTGAGCAATCAGTATCGATACACAACGACAAATTGCATTTTGAAAAATTACATCGAATATGCACACACACGCTACTATCACCTTCCACCTAACATTTCTACACAAGAAGATATGGCAAGGGCCACTGTTACAGCTCATCAAGAGAGATCCgtgaagaacataataagaggtttCTCAATACCAGCCGGTTTGCCCTGGCATttggtagatgaggtatacattcCAGTGAACTGCGAcatggattttcattgggttcttGCGGTAGTTGTGTTGAAAGAGAGATTGATACGTGTGTATGATTCATCGCCTAGACGAAGAAGTAGCAACCCTTCCCAAGAGATCCAAAAGATAGCAGCAATGCTACCAACATACCTGCAAGACAGTGGTTTCTTTGACAACAACGAACGTATTGATTGGTCGTCtcttgattcatacaaggacaaatcaaCCGGTAATATGCTTGAACCACATCACCCATTAGCAGTTGAGTATGTTGAAGGAATTGTGCAACAGGGAAGTGGCagctt GGATTGTGGAGTTTTCCTGGCCATGtttgctgaatatcttagtgatggaatttctattccaaGTACCGGACTAAACGCTGAATTCTTCCGTTCAAGATATGCCGCACTCTTATGGAGATATGGTTGTCagaaggccatggatggttatgttagcgataacgacgatccaaaaaaaCCAAGGAGAGACATATCTCCAAACCAAGGAGAACTGATTGAtgtccaataa
- the LOC129903459 gene encoding protein RESPONSE TO ABA AND SALT 1 → MASTSTSQSPSKINLYYENWVIQLQNFLEKLNAISGSDEEENSGELVIQVLDHYQDYYRELFMSTNRDVFLLVSPPWYTSLEKTFLWMAGFKPSTLFPTINYSIGTELTKEQGEKLKKLKADTKRDEKVIEKGLAKVQERVAAPPIFELMKRGGTVIDGVASDLESVIDELKQSMMLMIETAEHLRGSTVRKILDILRHKQAVKLLAAVAQFHLQARKLGLQMDIQSAKSK, encoded by the exons ATGGCATCAACTTCCACTTCACAAAGCCCCTCCAAAATTAATCTCTATTATGAGAATTGGGTTATCCAACTccaaaattttcttgaaaaattaaaTGCAATTTCAGGGTctgatgaagaagaaaatagtggTGAATTGGTGATACAAGTCTTGGATCATTACCAAGATTACTATAGAGAATTATTTATGTCAACAAATAGAGATGTATTTCTTCTAGTATCACCACCATGGTACACTTCTTTAGAAAAGACATTTCTATGGATGGCTGGTTTTAAACCTTCTACACTCTTCCCAACTATTAATTACTCAATAGGAACAGAATTGACAAAAGAGCAAGGGGAAAAGTTGAAGAAGCTAAAAGCAGACACAAAAAGAGATGAAAAG GTAATTGAGAAAGGGCTAGCGAAGGTTCAAGAAAGAGTGGCGGCGCCGCCGATATTTGAGCTGATGAAAAGAGGGGGAACGGTGATCGACGGAGTGGCGTCGGATTTGGAAAGTGTAATTGATGAGCTGAAACAGTCGATGATGTTAATGATTGAAACAGCAGAGCATTTAAGAGGATCGACGGTCAGGAAGATTCTAGATATTCTCCGGCATAAACAGGCAGTCAAATTGTTGGCGGCGGTGGCTCAATTTCATCTTCAGGCCAGAAAGTTGGGCTTACAAATGGATATTCAGAGCGCTAAAAGTAAATGA